From one Sphaeramia orbicularis chromosome 9, fSphaOr1.1, whole genome shotgun sequence genomic stretch:
- the xbp1 gene encoding LOW QUALITY PROTEIN: X-box-binding protein 1 (The sequence of the model RefSeq protein was modified relative to this genomic sequence to represent the inferred CDS: inserted 1 base in 1 codon; deleted 2 bases in 1 codon): MVVVAAAGTGGSHKVLLISGKQSGSSAGSQPAFSRPISVVLPSNQASSDSDSNTSVGPPVRKRQRLTHLSPEEKALRRKLKNRVAAQTARDRKKAKMGELEQQVLELELENQKLHIENRLLREKTNGLLTENEELRQRLGLDTLESKEKVQIMLSNGNDAGLGIGSSESAALRLRVSAAGAGPAVPKSEDFPMDTDGSDTTDNESDLLLGILDILDPELFLKSCEQECQEPQVLLVGGGNPVPAATPAPLGAPSVKLEALNELIHFDHIYTKPVEEQSDGQCDDSESETDAKIDEATFPIAEVVVEETVCVKDEPEEVVIPNCHSQVDDFXSAASSPALSGLDKEACLADTYSDSGYERSPSPFSNMSSPLCSESSWDDVFANELFPQLISV; encoded by the exons ATGGTGGTGGTAGCAGCTGCAGGGACCGGAGGCTCCCACAAAGTGCTCCTGATATCGGGGAAACAGAGCGGCTCCTCTGCCGGCTCACAGCCGGCCTTCAGCCGGCCCATCTCTGTGGTTCTACCGTCGAACCAGGCGTCGTCGGATTCAGACTCCAACACGTCCGTGGGGCCGCCGGTACGGAAAAGACAGAGACTCACACACTTGAGTCCGGAAGAAAAGGCACTTCGCAG gaAACTGAAGAACAGAGTGGCAGCCCAGACAGCCAGAGACAGAAAAAAGGCCAAAATGGGGGAGCTTGAACAGCAAGTCCTGGAGCTGGAGCTAGAG AACCAGAAGCTACACATTGAAAACAGGCTGCTTCGGGAGAAAACAAACGGCCTTCTCACAGAGAATGAGGAACTGAGACAGAGACTGGGGTTGGACACCCTTGAGTCAAAGGAGAAG gTTCAGATCATGCTGTCCAACGGGAACGATGCAGGTTTGGGGATCGGGTCTTCTGAGTCCGCAGCACTCAGGCTACGTGTG TCCGCAGCAGGTGCAGGCCCAGCAGTTCCTAAATCTGAGGACTTCCCAATGGATACAGATGGTTCTGACACTACAGACAATGAG TCTGATTTGCTACTGGGCATTCTGGACATCCTTGACCCAGAGCTGTTCCTCAAGTCTTGTGAACAGGAGTGCCAGGAGCCGCAGGTGCTGCTGGTTGGAGGGGGGAACCCAGTACCTGCCGCCACACCTGCGCCTCTGGGGGCCCCATCAGTTAAGCTGGAGGCCCTTAATGAACTGATCCACTTTGACCACATCTATACCAAGCCCGTGGAGGAGCAGAGTGACGGGCAGTGTGACGACTCGGAGAGCGAGACGGATGCGAAGATCGACGAGGCTACCTTTCCCATCGCAGAGGTGGTAGTGGAGGAGACAGTTTGCGTCAAAGATGAGCCAGAGGAAGTAGTTATCCCCAACTGTCACAGTCAGGTGGATGACT TCTCTGCAGCCTCCTCCCCTGCCCTCAGCGGCCTGGATAAAGAAGCCTGCCTGGCAGATACATACAGTGACTCTGGATACGAAAGGTCCCCATCCCCTTTCAGTAACATGTCCTCCCCCCTGTGCTCTGAAAGCTCATGGGATGACGTGTTTGCAAATGAACTCTTCCCTCAGTTAATCAGTGTCTGA